A single window of Rubripirellula lacrimiformis DNA harbors:
- a CDS encoding ThuA domain-containing protein has protein sequence MSASIRTLFAAALVLVATGLVDAQDEKSPAQTAAKPIRALMVTGGCCHDYENQKQLISEGLSASIGDIEWTICDYDDKRETKAAIYEEDDWISRFDIVIHNECYGAVEDGDFVQSIVDAHVRSGVPAMVIHCSMHSYRAAPTANSWRGLLGVTSRRHEKVKRSLKVVPTAEGKSDPITAALGDGWSTPNGELYIIENVWPNTNVLATAHSDETGNDEPVVWTNEYQGVRLFGTTLGHHNETIQTEQWQSMVAGGWRWVLEK, from the coding sequence ATGTCAGCTTCGATTCGCACTTTATTTGCCGCCGCCCTCGTGTTGGTCGCGACCGGGTTGGTTGATGCCCAGGACGAAAAGTCACCTGCGCAGACGGCCGCCAAGCCGATTCGAGCTCTGATGGTCACCGGAGGTTGCTGTCACGATTACGAAAACCAAAAGCAACTGATCAGCGAAGGTTTGTCGGCAAGCATTGGCGATATCGAGTGGACCATTTGCGACTATGACGACAAACGCGAAACGAAGGCAGCGATCTACGAAGAGGACGACTGGATTTCGCGTTTCGACATCGTGATTCACAACGAATGTTACGGCGCCGTGGAAGACGGTGACTTTGTGCAAAGCATCGTGGATGCCCATGTTCGTTCGGGCGTTCCGGCAATGGTGATCCACTGCTCGATGCACTCGTACCGCGCCGCGCCGACCGCGAATTCTTGGCGTGGGTTGCTGGGCGTGACCAGCCGCCGGCACGAAAAGGTCAAGCGAAGTTTGAAGGTGGTGCCGACTGCCGAGGGCAAATCGGATCCGATCACCGCAGCACTGGGTGATGGTTGGTCGACACCCAATGGCGAACTGTACATCATCGAAAACGTGTGGCCCAACACCAACGTTTTGGCCACCGCGCACAGCGACGAAACCGGCAATGACGAACCGGTGGTGTGGACCAACGAATACCAAGGGGTGCGATTGTTCGGGACCACGCTAGGGCATCACAACGAAACCATTCAAACCGAACAGTGGCAATCGATGGTCGCCGGTGGATGGCGTTGGGTGTTGGAAAAGTAA
- a CDS encoding RES family NAD+ phosphorylase: MSKRKSAPPVDLPEVIELFEAIASRLADANGFGGVMVRSVGIKYANENDFFSGAGAARSGGRWNRVGLPAIYASLDVITATHEAYQNFVAFGFPMTAIQPRVTAGAKVSLGKVLDLTDGEVLGAIGFSLADLAGEDWQAIQSGGEESWTQAIGRGCCIAGFEGIIVPSAQHPGGKNIVIFPEKLANSSEIRVLGADQLPR, encoded by the coding sequence GTGAGTAAGAGGAAATCCGCACCGCCGGTCGATCTGCCTGAGGTGATCGAACTCTTCGAAGCGATTGCGTCGCGGCTTGCCGATGCCAATGGCTTCGGCGGAGTGATGGTACGCTCGGTGGGAATCAAGTACGCCAACGAGAACGACTTCTTCTCGGGCGCCGGAGCAGCGAGATCGGGTGGTCGGTGGAATCGAGTTGGGCTGCCCGCGATCTATGCTTCACTGGACGTGATCACAGCGACTCACGAGGCCTACCAGAACTTCGTCGCGTTCGGGTTTCCGATGACGGCGATCCAGCCTCGCGTGACCGCCGGTGCCAAGGTGTCGCTCGGCAAGGTTCTGGATTTGACCGACGGCGAAGTGCTCGGCGCGATTGGCTTTTCACTCGCTGACCTGGCGGGCGAAGACTGGCAGGCGATCCAATCCGGCGGAGAAGAATCATGGACCCAGGCGATTGGACGCGGATGCTGCATCGCCGGGTTCGAGGGAATCATCGTTCCGTCGGCCCAGCACCCGGGCGGTAAGAACATCGTGATCTTCCCGGAAAAACTGGCAAATAGCAGCGAAATCCGCGTGTTAGGCGCAGACCAATTGCCCCGCTAG
- a CDS encoding class I SAM-dependent methyltransferase — protein MGFYSRVVFPAFYDCVIDKPYWDEHRKRQLADVSGEILEIGVGTGLNLPHYPDHVRRITTVDPNPGMNRKLAKRIAASEIEVDRRMLSSEELPFDDETFDCVVSTITMCSIVNVDQALGELFRVLTPGGRFQFFEHGVCPDPAVQRRQVRWNWLQGMIGDGCRLDLDLAALLANQSFTTVEIDNFYMPQTPRTHGYMYRGIATK, from the coding sequence ATGGGATTTTATTCAAGAGTCGTCTTTCCTGCCTTCTACGATTGTGTGATTGACAAGCCGTATTGGGACGAGCATCGAAAGCGACAATTGGCGGATGTGAGCGGCGAGATACTGGAGATCGGTGTTGGCACAGGACTGAATCTTCCGCACTACCCTGATCACGTTCGCAGGATTACCACCGTCGATCCGAATCCGGGCATGAATCGCAAACTGGCCAAGCGGATTGCTGCGTCCGAAATCGAAGTCGATCGACGAATGCTGTCCAGCGAAGAACTTCCGTTCGATGACGAGACGTTTGACTGTGTGGTCAGCACCATCACAATGTGCAGCATCGTCAACGTCGATCAGGCTCTGGGCGAACTTTTCAGAGTGCTGACGCCCGGCGGCCGATTCCAGTTCTTTGAGCACGGAGTCTGTCCCGACCCTGCGGTCCAGAGGCGGCAAGTGCGGTGGAACTGGCTTCAGGGAATGATCGGCGATGGTTGTCGGCTTGATCTGGACCTTGCTGCATTGCTGGCGAATCAATCCTTCACCACCGTAGAGATCGACAACTTCTACATGCCGCAGACGCCTCGCACGCACGGCTACATGTATCGCGGCATCGCAACGAAATGA
- a CDS encoding FxsA family protein, protein MLIRLFVLFVLIPLIELYLLLQLAEATSLATTLLIVIVTGVFGSFLARREGAMAWFRFQSAMAEGRMPSREIQDGLMIVFAAALLLTPGIITDAVGFMLLLPAGRNVFRKLFLSRFSAKFQTSSTSATGHQTQSYTWSSGSPISGSPLDGSPLNGSPLNGPQSGEKLHRNPRGYTIDAEAVERKSP, encoded by the coding sequence ATGCTAATTCGCCTATTTGTCCTTTTCGTCCTGATTCCGCTGATCGAGCTGTATCTGCTGCTACAGCTCGCCGAAGCGACGTCCCTAGCGACCACCCTATTGATCGTGATCGTCACCGGCGTGTTCGGCAGTTTCTTGGCTCGCCGCGAAGGCGCGATGGCTTGGTTCCGTTTCCAATCGGCGATGGCCGAAGGGCGGATGCCCAGTCGCGAAATCCAGGACGGATTGATGATCGTGTTTGCGGCCGCACTGCTGCTGACCCCCGGCATCATCACCGACGCAGTGGGCTTCATGCTGCTATTGCCGGCCGGACGAAACGTGTTCCGCAAACTGTTCCTGTCACGGTTTTCGGCCAAGTTCCAAACCTCGTCGACCAGCGCCACCGGCCACCAAACCCAAAGCTACACGTGGTCAAGTGGTTCCCCAATCAGCGGATCCCCGCTCGACGGATCTCCGCTGAATGGATCTCCGCTGAATGGGCCGCAATCCGGAGAAAAGCTGCACCGAAACCCGCGCGGCTACACCATTGACGCCGAAGCGGTAGAACGGAAATCGCCTTAG
- a CDS encoding ion transporter, whose product MKMKQIVEGADTLAGRAFDLSIQAMIVVSIVAFSVETLPNLEPKTQSVLAAIELICVAIFTVEYILRFAVADDRVQFVTSFFGVIDLLAVLPFYLSLGIDLRSVRAFRLLRLFRILKLARYNKAVQRFHRAMVIAREELILFGAVALILLYLSSVGIYYFERDAQPEAFQSVFHSMWWAVATLTTVGYGDIYPVTVGGRCFTFFVLLVGLGIVSVPAGLVASALSKAREDD is encoded by the coding sequence ATGAAGATGAAGCAAATCGTCGAAGGGGCGGACACATTGGCAGGTCGTGCATTCGACTTGTCAATTCAAGCGATGATCGTAGTCTCGATCGTTGCGTTCAGTGTTGAAACGCTTCCGAACCTTGAACCGAAGACTCAGTCGGTGCTGGCGGCGATTGAGCTGATTTGCGTCGCTATCTTTACGGTCGAGTACATCCTGAGGTTCGCTGTAGCGGACGATCGGGTTCAGTTCGTCACCAGCTTCTTCGGAGTGATCGACCTGTTAGCAGTCTTGCCGTTCTACCTAAGCCTCGGCATCGACTTGCGATCCGTTCGCGCTTTCAGACTTCTTCGGCTGTTCCGGATCCTCAAGCTCGCACGATACAACAAAGCTGTCCAGCGGTTTCATCGAGCCATGGTGATCGCCCGTGAAGAACTCATCTTGTTTGGCGCCGTGGCGCTCATCCTTCTGTATTTGTCGTCGGTTGGCATCTATTACTTCGAGAGGGACGCTCAGCCGGAGGCGTTCCAAAGCGTCTTTCATTCGATGTGGTGGGCTGTGGCGACTCTGACCACGGTTGGTTATGGGGACATCTATCCGGTGACCGTCGGTGGGCGGTGCTTCACATTCTTTGTGTTGCTGGTGGGCCTCGGAATCGTATCGGTGCCCGCTGGCTTAGTGGCCTCTGCACTCAGCAAAGCACGAGAAGATGATTGA
- a CDS encoding sulfatase family protein: MNPFRILPVLLLALPSVLVAAEPKPNVVVIISDDQGWADIGYNNPNVYTPNLDELANTGAKFIQHYVMPQCTPTRVALMTGRYPGRFGGPAMQASNEAAFPIGTPTIASMFQQSGYETYLCGKWHLGTQPEHGPNHFGFDETYGSLAGAVGMYDHRYREGEFYETWHRNGKLIDGWENGQHATDLVSGEAVRIIQRDRTADKPFFLYIPFHSVHTPLDERGTFVQRPTQLDPDSPDRWLNEDHIEWFNDPDGKIQSEPDAEKRLLLAAAYHLDNAIGDVVTALDRSGQRRNTLILFSSDNGPQGNWKGNAYPDDLHLTDFNQPLPMRGKKLDVWEGGIHVPAFANWPGRIDAKEVSDPMHIVDWFPTLANLIGYRPAQSTAWDGVDISGVLFDDQSLPTRSLYWTWNHSTNRWAIRLADWKIVKYGRGAPKTEADWQLFHLKDDPREMTDLASKFPEKVTELHLHFRQHRAKDSKR, translated from the coding sequence ATGAATCCATTTCGCATCCTGCCCGTATTGCTGCTGGCACTTCCTTCGGTCCTCGTCGCCGCCGAACCGAAACCCAATGTCGTCGTGATCATCAGCGACGATCAGGGATGGGCGGATATTGGGTACAACAATCCGAACGTTTACACCCCCAACTTGGACGAACTGGCCAACACCGGTGCAAAGTTCATCCAACATTACGTGATGCCGCAGTGCACCCCGACTCGAGTTGCACTGATGACGGGGCGGTATCCAGGACGGTTTGGTGGGCCAGCGATGCAGGCCAGCAACGAAGCGGCATTCCCCATCGGCACGCCGACCATCGCCAGCATGTTCCAGCAAAGTGGCTATGAAACCTATCTATGCGGAAAATGGCATCTCGGCACCCAACCCGAACACGGACCGAACCATTTCGGATTCGACGAAACCTACGGATCGCTGGCTGGTGCGGTCGGCATGTACGACCATCGCTATCGGGAAGGTGAGTTCTACGAAACCTGGCATCGTAATGGCAAATTGATCGATGGATGGGAAAACGGCCAGCATGCCACTGACCTTGTTTCTGGCGAAGCGGTCCGCATCATCCAGCGTGATCGCACCGCAGACAAACCGTTCTTTTTGTATATCCCTTTTCATTCGGTCCACACACCGCTGGATGAACGAGGCACGTTTGTCCAACGCCCGACTCAGCTAGACCCCGATTCGCCCGATCGATGGTTGAACGAGGACCATATCGAATGGTTCAACGATCCCGACGGAAAGATCCAAAGTGAACCCGACGCCGAAAAACGACTCCTGCTTGCGGCAGCGTATCACTTGGACAACGCGATCGGCGATGTGGTCACTGCACTCGACCGCAGCGGACAGCGACGGAATACGCTGATCTTGTTTTCGTCCGATAACGGACCTCAGGGCAATTGGAAAGGCAACGCGTACCCCGACGACCTGCATCTGACCGATTTCAATCAGCCGCTGCCGATGCGTGGCAAAAAGCTAGATGTATGGGAAGGCGGTATCCATGTCCCCGCGTTCGCGAATTGGCCGGGGCGAATCGATGCGAAAGAGGTCTCGGATCCGATGCACATCGTCGACTGGTTTCCAACGCTTGCGAACTTGATCGGCTATCGACCAGCCCAGTCAACCGCTTGGGATGGTGTCGACATTTCCGGTGTCCTATTTGATGACCAATCGTTGCCGACTCGGTCTCTGTACTGGACATGGAACCACAGCACCAATCGCTGGGCCATTCGGCTGGCAGATTGGAAGATCGTCAAATACGGTCGGGGCGCCCCCAAAACGGAAGCCGATTGGCAACTGTTCCACCTGAAAGACGATCCCCGGGAAATGACCGACTTGGCTAGCAAGTTTCCAGAGAAGGTGACCGAACTGCACCTGCACTTCCGTCAACATCGAGCGAAAGATTCCAAACGGTAA
- a CDS encoding Gfo/Idh/MocA family protein: protein MRTLTVAMHGVTGRMGTNQHFIRSILAIMRQGGVTTSGGETIGIKPILLGRDAAKLKHLAESVANEQIGHHVDWSTDVDSVISDASVDIVFDSSSTQMRASMVRKAAEHGKAVYCEKPIAIDTDEAIALAETCESAGIRNGVVQDKLWLPGVRKLRMLRDQGFFGDILSVRGEFGYWVFTGHDPDQPPQRPSWNYRSEDGGGMMIDMFCHWQYLIGDLFGPIDRVLAHAAVDIPERIDESGKPYPCTADDSAYAIFVTKSGVTCQFNSSWTTRVRRDDLLTIQVDGTKGSAVAGLRECLVQDMESTPRPTWNPDIPQPIDFYSGWEQLSDQTNYDNAFKIQWELFLRHVAGDGEFPWSLRSGAHGVALANAGETSWRQQRWVSIES from the coding sequence ATGAGAACACTGACTGTCGCGATGCACGGTGTGACCGGGAGGATGGGGACCAACCAACACTTCATCCGATCCATTCTGGCGATCATGCGTCAGGGCGGCGTGACGACAAGTGGTGGCGAGACCATCGGTATCAAACCAATTCTTTTGGGACGCGATGCTGCGAAGCTAAAACACTTGGCTGAATCGGTTGCGAATGAACAGATCGGCCATCATGTCGACTGGTCGACGGATGTTGACAGCGTCATTTCCGACGCCAGCGTCGATATCGTGTTTGATTCGTCGAGCACACAGATGCGTGCGTCGATGGTGCGGAAGGCGGCTGAACATGGCAAAGCGGTCTACTGCGAAAAACCGATTGCGATCGATACGGACGAAGCAATCGCGCTAGCCGAAACGTGTGAATCGGCTGGCATCCGAAACGGCGTTGTCCAAGACAAGCTATGGTTGCCCGGTGTCCGGAAATTGCGAATGCTTCGCGACCAAGGTTTCTTTGGCGACATTCTTAGCGTACGCGGCGAATTTGGTTACTGGGTTTTTACCGGCCACGATCCCGATCAACCGCCTCAGCGTCCGTCGTGGAACTATCGCAGCGAAGACGGCGGCGGGATGATGATCGACATGTTCTGTCACTGGCAGTACCTGATCGGTGACCTGTTCGGTCCGATCGATCGAGTGCTTGCGCATGCCGCGGTCGACATCCCCGAACGGATTGACGAATCGGGCAAGCCGTATCCATGCACCGCCGACGATTCGGCGTACGCCATCTTTGTGACCAAGAGCGGCGTGACCTGCCAGTTCAATAGTTCATGGACCACTCGGGTGCGACGCGATGACTTGCTGACGATCCAGGTTGATGGGACCAAGGGGTCGGCGGTGGCCGGGCTTCGTGAGTGTTTGGTGCAGGACATGGAATCGACGCCGCGGCCAACCTGGAACCCCGACATTCCACAACCAATCGATTTCTACAGCGGTTGGGAACAACTGTCGGATCAGACGAATTACGACAATGCCTTCAAGATCCAGTGGGAACTGTTTCTGCGGCATGTTGCCGGTGATGGTGAATTCCCATGGTCGCTTCGCAGCGGTGCCCACGGCGTCGCGTTGGCCAACGCGGGCGAGACATCGTGGCGGCAACAGCGTTGGGTGTCGATCGAGTCATGA
- a CDS encoding thioredoxin family protein, producing MLIRRLVAIVVVAGVYLSGTGSVLHAETPAKDWIRGTLDQLQVCLRGEVFLPDGQPAQDMVLGGGINSVLASQSLNAVVDGNCFEMWIPVNQQRWHSMWLRVASKDGALVGYQRVRMHQIRQAAIDGIKMTLQRPTRELKVRVTHQGQVIPAAAVKVDLGFGIELHERTGADGIAVFRLLSTQKPYRMTVWTDDYRVGGFSFNRKPTRDPSADQHDVELSQCRDQTLRLVDQDGAPVPDIPFVLQMAKMPYNNYIGTNENSQLTTDKNGEVHYQWFPDWDRHHFYPELQTSNWVRDGEVEMVGGVAVWKLRKGTVRKRIIGRTVLQGSSENKGFFVTLRSFQGEQENHSDLLTVFADTKGEFALDVLPNATYCAWTLDSQWVGELSHLIPYQSESDQVTAPKLVVKRGQMVKVIARSGETERPYADLAIGFQREHRYTWQEDGEERSGVGGPQWFEPTNAEGVATTFTLPGVLRTRVSTPLWRTATEVEVAESTDPTVIRLHREVDKKRTVTGKLVLSEAVRSSLEGAEIKIGSIDGENADEQAFVVNQDGAFSFETRSTKIGIFASTRDGKAAVAEVIEKFDSPIELRLQPTVDYHGQLLGDADQPLAWHKVWASVQIVGEVDFTRRNFFSTRFYVKQIETMTDSFGNYTLANLPSEVTIGLRTDAIDGSAATRYLDDLYLERGETRPLAVSHLGKKSGSAKAPLGRRYAATLRDCSLMGFRMMLITSAGDKPSTEFIGKNLMNYRNNQDVTSFMQLVVEGSPHDLPPSDIVFLKEQDFPLPDAGSVMAFAIDSRGNELGRLALDVAEDGAAEKAADFVHRHLPDQVDAETKWDEAFDEAKTSRRKVWARISQRYCGPCFRMARWLDDNQDLLAKDYVMLKIDNVRDKNGVSVADRLTRGGQHGVPFHAIFDVDQDLLVDSEGPLGNIGHPSGFEGKKYLRTMLMQTRQRLADAEVDIIVASLSD from the coding sequence ATGTTGATTCGTAGGTTGGTTGCGATCGTGGTGGTTGCTGGCGTGTATCTGTCCGGCACTGGCTCTGTTTTGCATGCTGAAACACCTGCCAAGGATTGGATTCGGGGAACGTTGGATCAATTGCAGGTTTGTTTGCGAGGCGAGGTCTTTCTTCCGGATGGTCAGCCAGCACAGGACATGGTTCTTGGAGGTGGCATCAACTCCGTCCTGGCGTCTCAGTCGCTGAATGCCGTCGTCGATGGCAATTGCTTCGAGATGTGGATCCCGGTGAACCAACAACGGTGGCATTCGATGTGGCTGCGAGTTGCGTCGAAGGACGGCGCACTGGTCGGTTATCAACGTGTCCGCATGCATCAGATTCGTCAGGCCGCGATTGACGGCATCAAGATGACGCTGCAGCGTCCGACGCGAGAATTGAAAGTGAGAGTCACGCATCAAGGCCAGGTGATTCCCGCTGCGGCTGTCAAAGTCGATCTAGGGTTCGGGATCGAACTACACGAGCGAACGGGGGCCGACGGGATCGCGGTTTTTCGACTTCTCTCCACTCAAAAGCCGTATCGGATGACGGTGTGGACCGACGACTATCGCGTTGGCGGATTTAGTTTTAATCGAAAACCAACGCGTGACCCATCCGCAGATCAGCATGATGTGGAACTGAGCCAATGTCGCGATCAAACACTTCGGTTGGTGGATCAGGATGGGGCACCCGTGCCTGACATCCCCTTCGTGCTGCAGATGGCAAAGATGCCCTACAACAACTACATCGGAACCAACGAAAACTCGCAGTTGACAACCGATAAGAATGGCGAAGTCCACTATCAGTGGTTTCCCGATTGGGATCGGCACCATTTCTATCCCGAACTGCAAACCAGCAACTGGGTGCGGGATGGCGAGGTGGAGATGGTCGGTGGCGTTGCCGTTTGGAAGTTGAGAAAAGGGACCGTTCGAAAACGAATCATCGGCCGAACGGTGTTGCAAGGATCTTCCGAAAACAAAGGTTTCTTTGTGACTCTGCGATCGTTCCAGGGAGAACAAGAAAACCATTCGGACTTGCTAACCGTGTTCGCCGACACAAAGGGCGAGTTCGCTTTGGATGTGCTACCCAATGCAACCTACTGTGCTTGGACGCTGGATTCCCAATGGGTCGGTGAACTGAGTCACTTGATTCCTTATCAGTCAGAGAGCGATCAAGTGACGGCGCCCAAGCTTGTCGTGAAGCGAGGTCAAATGGTGAAGGTGATCGCAAGATCGGGCGAGACCGAAAGGCCATACGCGGACTTGGCGATTGGCTTTCAACGAGAGCATCGATATACGTGGCAGGAGGACGGGGAAGAACGCAGTGGCGTGGGGGGACCCCAATGGTTTGAGCCAACGAATGCCGAGGGTGTCGCCACGACGTTCACACTTCCCGGAGTGTTGCGAACTCGAGTCAGCACGCCCTTGTGGCGGACGGCAACCGAGGTCGAAGTTGCTGAAAGCACCGATCCGACGGTCATCCGATTGCATCGCGAGGTTGACAAGAAACGGACCGTGACGGGCAAACTGGTGCTCAGCGAAGCTGTTCGATCGAGTTTGGAAGGTGCTGAAATCAAGATCGGTTCCATCGATGGAGAGAATGCCGACGAGCAAGCGTTCGTCGTCAATCAGGACGGAGCGTTTTCCTTCGAGACTCGTTCAACCAAGATCGGAATCTTCGCCAGCACGCGGGATGGCAAAGCTGCGGTTGCGGAAGTGATCGAAAAGTTTGATTCACCCATCGAGTTGCGATTGCAGCCGACGGTCGACTATCACGGGCAGTTGTTGGGCGACGCCGATCAGCCACTGGCGTGGCACAAAGTCTGGGCGAGCGTCCAGATTGTGGGCGAGGTGGATTTCACCAGACGCAATTTCTTCTCCACACGTTTCTACGTAAAGCAAATCGAGACAATGACCGACTCATTCGGCAACTATACGCTCGCGAATCTGCCTAGCGAAGTGACGATTGGTCTCCGTACGGACGCGATCGACGGCTCGGCTGCAACGCGTTATCTGGACGACCTGTATCTAGAGCGCGGAGAGACCCGTCCGCTCGCCGTCAGCCACTTGGGCAAAAAAAGTGGCTCGGCGAAAGCTCCATTGGGACGTCGGTATGCAGCGACACTTCGAGACTGTTCCTTGATGGGATTTCGCATGATGCTGATCACGTCGGCTGGTGACAAACCGTCGACTGAGTTCATCGGCAAGAACTTGATGAACTATCGAAACAACCAAGATGTAACTTCGTTCATGCAGCTGGTCGTGGAGGGCAGCCCGCACGACCTGCCGCCGTCGGATATCGTATTCCTGAAGGAACAAGATTTTCCGTTGCCCGATGCTGGCAGTGTGATGGCATTCGCAATCGACTCGCGAGGCAACGAACTGGGGCGTTTGGCATTGGACGTGGCCGAGGACGGGGCAGCCGAAAAGGCCGCTGATTTCGTCCATCGGCATTTGCCGGACCAGGTCGATGCGGAGACGAAGTGGGACGAGGCGTTCGATGAAGCCAAGACGTCGCGGCGAAAGGTCTGGGCCCGCATCAGCCAACGCTATTGTGGTCCCTGTTTCCGGATGGCCCGTTGGTTAGACGACAACCAAGATCTGCTGGCCAAAGACTATGTGATGCTAAAGATCGATAATGTGCGGGACAAGAACGGAGTTTCGGTTGCCGATCGGCTGACCCGTGGTGGTCAGCACGGCGTCCCGTTCCACGCGATCTTCGATGTCGATCAGGATCTGTTGGTGGACAGTGAAGGACCGCTCGGCAATATCGGCCATCCCAGTGGTTTCGAGGGCAAAAAGTACTTGCGGACGATGCTGATGCAGACTCGTCAACGTTTGGCGGACGCAGAGGTCGACATCATCGTTGCCAGCCTAAGTGATTGA
- a CDS encoding sugar phosphate isomerase/epimerase family protein — protein MNETNPHQTTSPELSRLAVHTITTKPWSFAEAADQYSRQGIGGISVWVEAIDGIQPTTARQIVDDAGLKVPALVRGGFFCAGDQRQRDGRIDHNLRLLETAAELGAEMLVLVVGATPGVALETQRGWVREGIEQILPQASSLNVRLAIEPLHPMYAADKSCINRITEARQICEAIDDPVLGVAVDVYHVWWDPDLAIEIELIGAQNRIFGFHICDWRVPTRDMLNDRALMGEGCIDIRSIRAMVEAAGFDGWNEVEIFSEEHWRGDQKQFLKRIVESYCDC, from the coding sequence ATGAATGAAACGAACCCACACCAAACGACATCACCCGAACTCAGTCGTTTAGCCGTGCATACGATCACGACCAAACCCTGGTCATTTGCCGAAGCGGCAGATCAGTATTCGCGGCAAGGAATCGGTGGGATCAGCGTTTGGGTGGAAGCGATCGATGGGATCCAACCAACCACCGCACGGCAGATCGTAGACGACGCCGGGTTGAAAGTTCCGGCATTGGTGCGAGGCGGGTTCTTTTGCGCGGGCGACCAACGCCAGCGAGATGGACGAATCGATCACAACCTGCGGTTGCTAGAAACCGCTGCCGAACTGGGCGCCGAAATGTTGGTGCTGGTCGTCGGTGCGACGCCAGGCGTGGCTCTTGAAACCCAACGCGGTTGGGTGCGCGAAGGCATCGAACAAATTCTTCCGCAAGCTTCCTCGCTGAACGTGCGGCTGGCCATCGAACCGCTGCATCCGATGTACGCGGCCGACAAGAGTTGCATCAACCGAATCACGGAAGCTCGTCAAATTTGTGAAGCGATCGACGATCCCGTTCTAGGCGTCGCAGTGGACGTCTATCACGTTTGGTGGGACCCGGATCTGGCGATCGAGATCGAGTTGATAGGGGCGCAGAACCGCATCTTCGGCTTTCACATCTGTGATTGGCGTGTTCCGACCCGAGACATGCTGAACGATCGCGCGCTGATGGGCGAAGGCTGCATCGACATCCGGTCCATTCGCGCCATGGTCGAAGCCGCTGGGTTTGACGGCTGGAACGAAGTCGAAATTTTCTCGGAAGAACACTGGCGCGGGGACCAGAAGCAGTTTCTAAAGCGGATCGTCGAAAGCTACTGCGATTGCTGA
- a CDS encoding VF530 family protein, whose protein sequence is MNAPQPNNPLHGITLEAILNYLVAEYGWEELGDRIQVHCFNFDPSVKSSLKFLRKTAWARAKVERLYLDSISYEQRHGKRPSAPEVGESIPDNVWDRGRSK, encoded by the coding sequence ATGAATGCACCGCAACCCAATAATCCGCTCCACGGGATCACGCTGGAGGCGATCCTGAACTACTTGGTCGCCGAGTATGGATGGGAGGAATTGGGGGACCGCATCCAGGTCCATTGTTTCAATTTCGACCCGAGCGTGAAGAGCAGTTTGAAGTTTCTGCGGAAGACGGCTTGGGCACGAGCGAAGGTGGAACGGTTGTATCTGGATTCGATCAGCTACGAACAGCGGCACGGTAAACGGCCCTCCGCACCGGAAGTCGGCGAGAGCATTCCCGACAATGTCTGGGATCGCGGGCGGTCGAAGTAG